A portion of the Actinomycetota bacterium genome contains these proteins:
- the rpsC gene encoding 30S ribosomal protein S3: MGQKVHPYGFRLGVIYDWKSRWFANRDYADLLQEDLSIRRYVKQHLRRAAVSRVEIERTTKRIKVDIFTARPGIVIGRRGAEVDRIKRDLARMTGKEVQVNIQEVNTPELDAYLVAQNIAEQLEGRVSFRRAMKRSVQNAIRAGAKGIKVSCSGRLGGAEMARREWYREGQVPLQTLRADIDYGYYVARTTMGVIGVKVWIYKGLIAEPERKPREKTAMEPEKVPVAEKEAAAAATGSPVAEEAGEGAAAAVEEAAESEEKAGEEKEVEEV, translated from the coding sequence GTGGGTCAGAAGGTCCATCCATACGGTTTTCGCCTGGGAGTGATATATGACTGGAAGTCCCGCTGGTTCGCCAACCGGGACTACGCCGACCTGCTCCAGGAGGACCTCTCCATACGCCGCTACGTCAAGCAGCACCTGAGGAGGGCCGCGGTTTCACGCGTGGAGATAGAGCGCACTACCAAGCGCATCAAGGTTGACATCTTCACCGCCCGTCCCGGCATCGTCATCGGTCGCCGCGGAGCGGAGGTGGACCGCATCAAGCGTGACCTCGCCAGGATGACCGGCAAGGAAGTGCAGGTGAATATCCAGGAGGTGAACACGCCGGAGCTGGACGCCTACCTGGTTGCCCAGAACATCGCCGAGCAGCTGGAGGGCAGGGTGTCCTTCCGCCGCGCCATGAAGAGGTCGGTGCAGAACGCCATCCGGGCCGGGGCCAAGGGCATCAAGGTGTCCTGCTCGGGAAGGCTGGGCGGCGCCGAGATGGCGCGCCGGGAGTGGTACCGCGAGGGCCAGGTGCCCCTGCAGACCCTGCGGGCGGACATCGACTACGGCTACTACGTGGCCCGCACCACCATGGGGGTCATCGGCGTCAAGGTGTGGATCTACAAGGGGCTCATCGCCGAGCCCGAGCGCAAGCCCAGGGAAAAGACGGCCATGGAACCCGAGAAGGTCCCGGTGGCGGAGAAGGAGGCCGCCGCGGCGGCCACCGGCTCGCCAGTCGCCGAGGAGGCCGGTGAGGGAGCCGCAGCGGCAGTGGAGGAAGCCGCGGAGAGCGAAGAGAAAGCCGGCGAGGAGAAAGAGGTCGAGGAGGTCTGA
- the rplV gene encoding 50S ribosomal protein L22 yields the protein MAEAGEGVRVRAVAKHVRISPYKARQIADLVRGKDLEEARYITTFSPHNAARLVGKVLESAVANAEHNKGLRADDLMVVNCYVDEGPTLKRWRPRAYGRATRIRKRTSHITVVVGEREELAGEGRRGSRRRAGARRKG from the coding sequence ATGGCGGAAGCAGGCGAAGGCGTCAGGGTGCGCGCGGTGGCCAAACACGTGCGCATATCGCCCTATAAGGCCAGGCAGATCGCCGACCTGGTGCGAGGCAAGGACCTGGAGGAGGCCCGGTACATCACCACCTTCTCTCCGCACAACGCCGCGCGTCTGGTGGGGAAGGTGCTGGAGTCGGCGGTGGCCAACGCGGAGCACAACAAAGGGCTGCGCGCCGACGACCTCATGGTGGTCAACTGTTACGTGGATGAGGGGCCGACGCTGAAACGCTGGAGGCCCAGGGCCTATGGCAGGGCTACCCGCATCCGTAAGCGGACCAGCCATATCACCGTGGTAGTCGGCGAGCGCGAAGAGCTCGCCGGGGAAGGCCGCCGGGGTTCGAGACGGCGCGCCGGAGCGCGAAGGAAAGGATGA
- the rpsS gene encoding 30S ribosomal protein S19, whose product MGRSLKKGPFIDEKLYFKIEELNRRNEKRVVKTWSRRSTIFPEMVGHTIAVHDGKRHVPVYVTENMVGHKLGEFAPTRRRTRHGHAHERPTRLK is encoded by the coding sequence TTGGGCAGGTCGCTGAAGAAAGGCCCCTTTATCGACGAGAAGCTCTACTTCAAGATCGAGGAGCTGAACCGGCGCAACGAGAAGAGGGTCGTCAAGACCTGGTCACGCCGATCCACCATCTTTCCCGAGATGGTGGGGCACACCATAGCGGTGCATGACGGCAAGCGGCACGTGCCGGTATACGTGACCGAGAACATGGTCGGGCACAAGCTGGGGGAGTTCGCCCCCACGCGCAGGCGCACCAGGCACGGGCACGCCCACGAACGACCCACCCGCCTGAAGTAG
- the rplB gene encoding 50S ribosomal protein L2, whose translation MSIKRYKPTSPGRRFASVSDFSEITKKEPEKTLLAPMNYKAGRNNKGRITTRHKGGRNKRKYRIVDFRRDKDNIAAKVAAIEYDPNRSARIALLHYEDGEKRYILAPLKLKVGDRVMSGPDADIKPGNALPLSSIPVGTTIHNIELKPGAGGKMVRSAGASAQLMAKEGDFAHVRLPSSEVRLVNIKCRATIGQIGNVEHELLSEGKAGRGRYKGRRPTVRGTVMNPVDHPHGGGEGKSSSGRHPVTPWGKPTLGYRTRKKNKPSDKYIVRRRKS comes from the coding sequence ATGAGCATCAAGAGATACAAGCCCACCTCGCCGGGGAGGCGCTTCGCCTCGGTGTCCGATTTCTCCGAGATAACCAAGAAGGAGCCGGAGAAGACCCTGCTCGCCCCCATGAACTACAAGGCGGGCCGCAACAACAAGGGCCGGATCACCACCCGGCATAAGGGTGGGCGCAACAAGCGCAAATACCGCATCGTCGACTTCCGGAGGGACAAGGACAATATCGCGGCGAAGGTGGCCGCCATAGAATACGACCCCAACCGCAGCGCGCGCATCGCCCTGCTGCACTACGAGGACGGCGAGAAGCGCTACATCCTCGCTCCCCTCAAGCTGAAAGTGGGGGACCGCGTGATGTCCGGGCCCGACGCGGACATCAAGCCGGGCAACGCGCTGCCGCTTTCATCCATCCCGGTGGGCACGACCATCCATAACATCGAGCTGAAGCCGGGAGCCGGAGGCAAGATGGTGCGCTCCGCAGGCGCGTCGGCGCAGCTCATGGCCAAGGAAGGGGACTTCGCGCACGTGCGCCTCCCCTCCAGCGAGGTGCGCCTGGTGAATATCAAGTGCCGCGCGACCATCGGCCAGATCGGTAACGTGGAGCACGAGCTCCTCTCCGAGGGCAAGGCCGGCCGCGGGCGTTACAAAGGCCGCCGTCCCACCGTGCGCGGCACGGTGATGAACCCCGTGGACCATCCCCACGGCGGCGGCGAGGGCAAGAGTTCTTCCGGGCGCCATCCCGTTACCCCCTGGGGCAAGCCGACCCTGGGGTACCGGACACGCAAGAAGAACAAGCCGTCGGACAAATACATCGTACGCCGCAGGAAGAGCTGA
- the rplW gene encoding 50S ribosomal protein L23: MKDAHDVIIRPIISEKSYTLLDHNKYTFEVHPKAHKTEVRKAVEEIFNVKVTGVNTIKVPPKPKRQGWTSGKTTARKKAVVTLAPGYSIEFFEGPLG; the protein is encoded by the coding sequence ATGAAGGACGCGCATGACGTGATCATCCGGCCCATCATCTCGGAGAAGAGCTACACCCTCCTGGACCACAACAAGTACACCTTCGAGGTGCACCCCAAGGCCCACAAGACCGAGGTGCGCAAGGCGGTGGAGGAGATATTCAACGTCAAGGTCACCGGGGTGAACACCATCAAGGTCCCGCCCAAGCCGAAGCGGCAGGGCTGGACCTCCGGCAAGACCACGGCGCGCAAGAAGGCCGTGGTCACGCTGGCGCCGGGATACAGTATAGAGTTTTTCGAGGGCCCGCTGGGCTGA
- the rplD gene encoding 50S ribosomal protein L4, producing the protein MREVKVYDIEGNEKGDVQLHDYFFGCEVNIPVMHLVVRHQLAAARSGTASTKSRSLVSGGGRKPWRQKGTGRARAGSSRSPLWRGGGTVHGPQPRDFDFKVNRKVRKLALRSALSARAEEGRVMVLEDFTLSEPKTKLAAAVFQALGVDDYVLLVLAEEDHNLVRSMRNLPFVEVTWVWKLNTYDILASDRVIFTRSSLDKLQEGVEDEGRA; encoded by the coding sequence ATGAGGGAAGTGAAGGTTTACGATATAGAGGGCAACGAGAAGGGAGACGTGCAGCTGCACGACTACTTCTTCGGTTGCGAGGTGAACATACCCGTCATGCACCTGGTGGTGCGACACCAGCTGGCCGCCGCGCGCAGCGGCACCGCCTCGACCAAGTCCCGCAGCCTGGTCAGCGGCGGGGGGCGCAAGCCCTGGCGCCAGAAGGGCACCGGCAGGGCGCGCGCCGGCTCATCCCGTTCACCGTTGTGGCGGGGAGGCGGTACCGTGCACGGGCCACAGCCGCGCGATTTCGATTTCAAGGTCAACCGCAAGGTGCGCAAGCTGGCCCTGCGATCCGCGCTGAGCGCGCGGGCCGAGGAGGGGCGGGTGATGGTGCTCGAGGACTTCACCCTCTCCGAACCCAAGACCAAGCTGGCCGCGGCCGTCTTCCAGGCGCTGGGCGTGGACGACTACGTACTCCTGGTGCTGGCGGAGGAGGACCATAACCTGGTCAGGTCCATGCGCAACCTCCCCTTCGTGGAGGTGACCTGGGTGTGGAAGCTCAATACCTACGACATACTGGCGAGCGACAGGGTGATCTTTACGCGTTCGTCCCTGGATAAGCTGCAGGAAGGGGTGGAAGATGAAGGACGCGCATGA
- the rplC gene encoding 50S ribosomal protein L3, which produces MKGILGKKIAMTQIFTEEGQVIPVTVVEAGPCTVTQIKTVEKEGYNALQLGFGPVSEKKLNKPQRGHFSSRELQPQRHLAELRVDDPSGYRVGQEITVDTFSKGDRVDVTGRSRGKGFAGVIKRHNFAGGPGSHGAHFHRAPGAIGACATPSRVFKGARMPGRMGAEKVTTLNLEIVDIKPERSLLLLKGSVPGPDGGLVLIRESVKSVKKRKKRAHVLT; this is translated from the coding sequence TTGAAGGGAATACTAGGCAAGAAAATAGCCATGACGCAGATCTTCACCGAGGAAGGCCAGGTCATCCCGGTGACGGTGGTCGAGGCAGGGCCCTGCACGGTCACCCAGATCAAAACGGTGGAGAAGGAAGGCTACAACGCCCTGCAGTTGGGCTTCGGCCCCGTCAGCGAGAAGAAGCTGAACAAGCCGCAGAGAGGCCATTTCTCCAGCCGGGAACTGCAGCCCCAGCGTCACCTGGCCGAGCTGCGAGTCGATGACCCCTCGGGTTACCGGGTTGGGCAGGAGATAACCGTGGACACCTTCAGTAAGGGCGATCGCGTGGACGTCACGGGCAGGTCGCGGGGCAAGGGCTTCGCGGGTGTGATCAAGCGGCACAATTTCGCGGGCGGACCAGGTTCCCACGGAGCGCACTTCCACCGCGCCCCCGGCGCAATCGGCGCGTGCGCTACACCCTCCCGCGTTTTCAAGGGCGCGCGAATGCCGGGCCGCATGGGGGCGGAGAAGGTCACCACCCTCAACCTGGAGATCGTGGACATCAAGCCCGAGCGCAGCCTGCTGCTGCTCAAGGGCAGCGTTCCGGGCCCGGACGGCGGCCTGGTGCTGATCAGGGAATCGGTGAAGTCGGTAAAAAAGCGTAAAAAAAGAGCGCACGTGCTCACCTGA
- the rpsJ gene encoding 30S ribosomal protein S10, which produces MAKAKQKIRIRLKAYDHEIVDRSARQIVETAKRTGASISGPVPLPTEKHVYCVIRSPHVNKDSREHFEMRVHKRLIDIMEPTPKTVDSLMRMDLPAGVDIEIKL; this is translated from the coding sequence ATGGCGAAAGCGAAGCAGAAAATAAGGATCAGGCTGAAGGCCTACGATCACGAGATAGTCGACCGGTCCGCGCGACAGATCGTGGAGACCGCGAAGCGCACGGGGGCTTCTATCTCCGGGCCGGTGCCTCTGCCCACGGAGAAGCACGTCTATTGCGTGATACGTTCGCCACACGTGAACAAGGATTCACGGGAGCATTTCGAGATGCGCGTGCACAAGAGGCTCATAGATATCATGGAGCCCACGCCGAAGACGGTGGACTCGCTCATGCGCATGGACCTTCCAGCCGGAGTGGATATCGAGATAAAACTGTAG
- the tuf gene encoding elongation factor Tu, translating to MAKKKFERTKPHVNVGTIGHVDHGKTTLTSAITRCLASQGQEVEVRSFDSIDNAPEEKERGITIAIAHVEYQTDKRHYAHVDCPGHADYIKNMITGAAQMDGAILVVSAADGPMPQTREHILLARQVGVPAMVVYLNKADMVDDPELLELVEMEVRELLTEYEFPGDDIPVVAGSALKAMECGCGKRECESCGSVMELMDAVDDYIPTPARDVDKPFLLAIEDVFSITGRGTVVTGRIERGAIHTGDEVEIVGIRPTKKTVVTGVEMFRKILDEGQAGDNVGLLLRGIGRKDVERGQVVAIPGSITPHTEFKAQVYVLSREEGGRHTPFFSGYRPQFYFRTTDITGTAMLPEGVEMVMPGDNIEMELELINPIAMEEGLRFAIREGGRTVGAGRVTEIKK from the coding sequence ATGGCCAAGAAGAAATTCGAAAGGACCAAGCCACATGTGAACGTGGGCACCATCGGACACGTGGACCACGGCAAGACCACCCTCACCTCGGCCATCACCAGGTGCCTGGCCAGCCAGGGCCAGGAGGTGGAGGTGCGGTCCTTCGACTCCATAGACAACGCTCCGGAAGAGAAGGAGCGCGGCATCACCATCGCCATCGCCCACGTGGAGTACCAGACCGACAAGCGCCACTACGCCCACGTGGACTGCCCCGGCCACGCCGACTACATCAAGAACATGATCACCGGCGCCGCCCAGATGGACGGGGCCATCCTGGTGGTCTCCGCCGCCGACGGCCCCATGCCCCAGACCCGCGAGCACATCCTGCTGGCCCGCCAGGTGGGCGTCCCCGCCATGGTGGTCTATCTGAACAAGGCGGACATGGTGGACGACCCCGAGCTGCTGGAGCTGGTGGAGATGGAGGTGCGCGAGCTCCTGACCGAGTACGAGTTCCCCGGCGACGACATCCCGGTGGTGGCCGGCTCGGCGCTCAAGGCCATGGAGTGCGGCTGCGGCAAGCGCGAGTGCGAGTCCTGCGGCTCGGTCATGGAGCTCATGGACGCCGTGGACGACTACATCCCCACCCCCGCCCGCGACGTGGACAAGCCGTTCCTGCTGGCCATCGAGGACGTCTTCTCCATCACCGGCCGCGGCACCGTGGTCACCGGCCGCATCGAGCGCGGGGCCATCCACACCGGGGACGAGGTGGAGATCGTGGGTATCCGCCCCACCAAGAAGACGGTGGTCACCGGGGTGGAGATGTTCAGAAAGATCCTGGACGAGGGCCAGGCCGGCGACAACGTGGGCCTGCTGCTGCGGGGCATCGGCCGCAAGGACGTGGAGCGCGGCCAGGTGGTGGCCATACCCGGCTCCATCACCCCCCACACCGAGTTCAAGGCCCAGGTGTACGTGCTATCCCGCGAGGAGGGCGGCCGCCACACCCCCTTCTTCAGCGGCTACCGTCCCCAGTTCTATTTCCGCACCACCGACATCACCGGCACCGCCATGCTCCCCGAGGGCGTGGAGATGGTCATGCCCGGCGACAACATCGAGATGGAGCTGGAGCTCATCAACCCCATCGCCATGGAGGAAGGCCTGCGCTTCGCCATCCGCGAGGGCGGCCGCACCGTGGGAGCGGGAAGGGTAACGGAGATAAAGAAGTAG
- the fusA gene encoding elongation factor G — protein sequence MKVTTSSRVEKLTQEEERFPLERVRNIGIISHIDAGKTTTTERILFYTGKTYKMGEVHEGSTVMDWMVQEQERGITITSAATTCFWEDHKINIIDTPGHVDFTVEVERSLRVLDGAIAILDAVAGVEPQTETVWRQADHYGVPRICYVNKMDRPGADYFECLEMIEDRFDTRPVAVQIPIGIEGDFRGFVDLVEMRALVYTDELGTQWEWREIPEDLAVAAELYHHAMVETCAHYDDELMDKYLQGEEKVSGEDIMRGMRAGVLACEITPVFCGSSFRNKGVQPLLDGVVAYLPSPLDVPPVEGIHLGREEKKETRLASDDEPFAALAFKVVSDPYVGKLIYLRVYSGTLRAGSTIYNSTRRRKERIGRLLQMHANHRAERETIYTGDIVAAVGLRDTFTGDTLCSAHRPILLESMEFPEPVISVAIEPKTKADQDKLSTAMERVSDEDPTFRVKLDPETGQTIISGMGELHLEIIVDRLLREFGVGANVGRPQVSYRETIVGSARGVEGKFIRQTGGRGQYGHVVIDIEPLPTGEGFQFESKVTGNAIPKDFIPAAEQGVKGAMEFGSLAGYPVVDVKVTLKGGSYHEVDSSELAFKAAGSAAMQEALRRAEPILLEPVMKVQITVAEEYLGDIIADVNARRGKVEGMETRGKQQIVTALIPLAETFGYATDIRSLSQGRATHHMQFSHYSEVPSGITAEIVRRIRGE from the coding sequence ATGAAGGTTACGACTTCGAGCAGGGTGGAGAAATTGACCCAGGAAGAGGAACGCTTTCCCCTCGAGCGCGTGCGCAATATCGGCATCATCTCCCATATCGATGCGGGCAAGACCACCACGACCGAGAGGATCCTCTTCTATACCGGCAAGACCTACAAGATGGGCGAGGTCCACGAGGGGTCTACGGTCATGGACTGGATGGTACAGGAACAGGAGCGTGGTATCACCATCACCAGCGCCGCGACCACCTGTTTCTGGGAAGACCATAAGATAAATATTATAGATACTCCCGGCCACGTGGACTTCACGGTAGAGGTAGAACGCTCCTTGAGGGTGCTTGACGGGGCCATCGCCATCCTGGACGCCGTGGCCGGGGTGGAGCCGCAGACGGAGACGGTGTGGAGGCAGGCTGACCACTACGGCGTGCCGCGTATCTGCTACGTAAACAAGATGGACCGTCCCGGGGCCGACTATTTCGAGTGCCTGGAGATGATCGAGGACCGTTTCGACACCCGCCCGGTGGCGGTGCAGATCCCCATCGGCATTGAGGGCGACTTCCGGGGGTTCGTGGACCTGGTGGAGATGCGCGCCCTCGTATACACCGACGAGCTGGGCACGCAGTGGGAGTGGCGGGAGATCCCCGAGGACCTCGCGGTGGCGGCGGAGCTCTATCACCATGCCATGGTGGAGACCTGCGCCCACTACGACGATGAGCTCATGGACAAATACCTGCAGGGCGAGGAGAAGGTCAGCGGCGAGGACATCATGCGCGGCATGCGCGCCGGCGTCCTCGCGTGCGAGATAACCCCGGTCTTTTGCGGCTCCTCCTTCCGTAACAAGGGGGTGCAGCCCCTCCTGGACGGGGTGGTGGCCTACCTTCCCTCCCCCCTGGACGTGCCACCCGTCGAGGGTATCCACCTGGGCAGGGAGGAGAAGAAGGAGACCAGGCTGGCCTCGGACGACGAGCCATTCGCGGCCCTCGCCTTCAAAGTGGTATCCGACCCTTACGTGGGCAAGCTCATCTACCTTAGGGTGTATTCCGGCACGCTGCGCGCGGGATCGACCATCTACAACAGCACCCGCAGGAGGAAAGAGCGCATCGGCCGCCTTCTGCAGATGCACGCCAACCACCGCGCGGAGAGGGAGACGATCTACACCGGGGACATCGTGGCCGCCGTAGGGCTGCGAGATACCTTCACCGGGGATACGCTCTGCTCTGCCCACCGCCCCATCCTTTTGGAGTCCATGGAATTCCCGGAGCCGGTGATCTCAGTGGCCATCGAGCCCAAGACCAAGGCGGACCAGGACAAGTTGAGCACGGCCATGGAGCGCGTCTCTGACGAGGACCCCACCTTCCGGGTGAAACTGGACCCGGAGACGGGGCAGACCATCATCTCGGGTATGGGGGAGCTGCACCTGGAGATAATCGTGGACCGCCTGTTGAGGGAGTTCGGGGTGGGCGCCAACGTGGGCCGGCCCCAGGTCTCCTACCGCGAGACCATCGTGGGCAGTGCCCGTGGCGTGGAGGGCAAGTTCATCCGCCAGACCGGGGGGCGCGGGCAGTACGGCCACGTGGTCATCGACATCGAGCCGTTGCCCACGGGAGAGGGCTTCCAGTTCGAGAGCAAGGTGACCGGTAACGCCATCCCCAAGGACTTCATCCCCGCGGCGGAGCAGGGCGTCAAGGGCGCCATGGAGTTCGGGAGCCTGGCCGGCTACCCGGTGGTGGACGTGAAGGTCACCCTGAAAGGCGGCTCCTACCACGAGGTCGACTCCTCGGAGCTGGCCTTCAAAGCGGCGGGCTCAGCGGCCATGCAGGAGGCGCTGCGCCGTGCGGAGCCCATATTGTTAGAGCCGGTGATGAAGGTACAGATCACCGTGGCGGAGGAATACCTGGGCGACATCATCGCCGATGTCAACGCCAGGCGCGGCAAGGTCGAGGGCATGGAGACGCGCGGCAAACAGCAGATCGTAACCGCCCTCATCCCCCTGGCCGAGACCTTCGGCTACGCCACAGACATCCGGTCGCTCAGCCAGGGAAGGGCCACCCATCACATGCAGTTCTCGCACTACAGCGAGGTGCCGTCGGGGATCACGGCCGAGATCGTCCGCCGTATCAGGGGAGAATAA
- the rpsG gene encoding 30S ribosomal protein S7, whose product MPRKGPAPKREIPPDTRYHSVLVEQYIRKIMLDGKKSTAEKVVYGALDILHEKTGNDPLVILRKATDNVRPVLEVRSRRVGGASYQVPVEVRPRRSTTLAIRWIVNYTRQRKEKTMKERLANELLDASNGMGASIKKKEDLHKMAEANKAFAHYRW is encoded by the coding sequence ATGCCGAGAAAAGGACCAGCGCCAAAGCGGGAGATACCGCCGGATACCAGGTATCACAGCGTCCTGGTTGAGCAATATATCCGCAAGATCATGCTGGATGGCAAGAAGAGCACGGCGGAAAAGGTGGTCTACGGTGCCCTGGATATCCTGCACGAGAAGACGGGAAACGACCCGCTGGTGATTCTGCGCAAGGCGACGGACAACGTCCGCCCCGTGCTGGAAGTGCGCTCACGCCGCGTGGGCGGCGCCAGTTACCAGGTGCCGGTTGAAGTGAGGCCGCGGCGCAGCACCACCCTGGCAATACGGTGGATCGTCAACTATACGCGCCAGCGCAAGGAGAAGACCATGAAGGAACGCTTGGCGAACGAGCTTTTGGACGCCTCCAACGGCATGGGCGCCTCGATCAAGAAAAAAGAAGACCTGCACAAGATGGCCGAGGCCAACAAGGCATTTGCCCATTACCGGTGGTAG
- the rpsL gene encoding 30S ribosomal protein S12 gives MPTINQLVRKGRTDKRKKTKTPALQGCPQRRGVCTQVKTSTPKKPNSALRKIARVRLTNGIEVTSYIPGIGHNLQEHSIVLVRGGRVKDLPGVRYKIIRGTLDAAGVVDRKQSRSRYGTKKTAGL, from the coding sequence TTGCCGACCATAAACCAGTTGGTGCGCAAGGGCCGCACGGACAAGCGTAAGAAGACCAAGACGCCGGCGCTGCAGGGATGCCCGCAGCGGCGGGGAGTCTGTACGCAGGTAAAGACATCGACCCCCAAGAAGCCCAACTCGGCCTTGCGCAAGATCGCCAGGGTCAGGCTCACCAACGGCATCGAGGTCACCTCCTACATACCGGGGATAGGGCATAACCTGCAGGAACATTCCATAGTCCTGGTGAGGGGCGGCAGGGTTAAGGACCTCCCGGGAGTACGCTACAAGATCATCCGCGGCACCCTGGACGCTGCCGGAGTGGTGGACCGCAAGCAGTCGCGCTCCCGTTACGGGACGAAGAAGACGGCCGGCCTGTAG